A window of the Xenopus laevis strain J_2021 chromosome 9_10L, Xenopus_laevis_v10.1, whole genome shotgun sequence genome harbors these coding sequences:
- the stub1.L gene encoding E3 ubiquitin-protein ligase CHIP gives MKGKEEGGGGRPSGVSGGSGGTGGSPENVSAQELKEQGNRLFVARKYQEAVSCYSKAITRNSSVAVYYTNRALCYVKMQQLDKALADCKHALELDCQSVKAHFFLGQCQMELENYDEAIANLQRAYNLAKEQRLNFGDDIPSALRIAKKKRWNSIEERRINQENELHSHLTKLILAEKERELEEAKRKHQEDSVEESRGRALLSSVASKHDKYLADMEELFSQVDEKRKKRDIPDYLCGKISFELMREPCITPSGITYDRKDIEEHLQRVGHFDPVTRSPLTQDQLIPNLAMKEVIDTFICENGWVEDY, from the exons ATGAAAGGAAAGGAGGAGGGTGGTGGAGGACGCCCCTCGGGGGTCAGTGGGGGATCTGGAGGAACAGGGGGTAGCCCTGAGAATGTCAGCGCTCAAGAACTTAAAGAACAAGGTAACAGACTGTTTGTGGCCCGGAAATACCAAGAAGCGGTGTCCTGTTATAGCAAGGCCATT ACCCGAAACTCCTCCGTTGCTGTGTATTACACTAACCGGGCGTTATGCTACGTGAAGATGCAGCAGCTGGACAAGGCCCTGGCAGACTGCAAACATGCCTTAGAGTTGGACTGTCAGTCGGTGAAAGCCCACTTCTTCCTGGGACAGTGTCAGATGGAACTAGAGAATTATGATGAAGCCATTGCCAATCTACAGAGAG CATATAACCTGGCCAAGGAGCAGAGGCTGAACTTTGGAGATGATATCCCCAGCGCCCTGCGAATTGCCAAGAAGAAACGTTGGAACAGCATAGAGGAGAGACGGATTAACCAGGAGAACGAGCTGCACTCCCATCTCACCAAACTCATCCTGGCCGAGAAAGAGAG AGAACTTGAAGAAGCAAAGCGAAAACACCAAGAGGATAGCGTAGAGGAGAGTAGAGGTCGAGCCCTGTTGTCTAGTGTGGCCTCAAAACAT GACAAGTATCTTGCTGACATGGAGGAACTTTTCTCTCAAGTGGATGAAAAGAGAAAG AAGCGAGACATCCCGGATTATCTGTGCGGCAAAATCAGTTTTGAGCTCATGAGGGAACCCTGCATAACACCCAGTGGAATCACGTACGATAGGAAAGACATCGAGGAGCATCTCCAG AGAGTCGGGCACTTTGACCCAGTGACTAGAAGCCCTTTGACTCAAGACCAGCTCATTCCCAACCTGGCCATGAAAGAAGTTATCGACACGTTCATATGTGAGAATGGCTGGGTGGAGGACTATTGA